A single Dunckerocampus dactyliophorus isolate RoL2022-P2 chromosome 2, RoL_Ddac_1.1, whole genome shotgun sequence DNA region contains:
- the abcc9 gene encoding ATP-binding cassette sub-family C member 9 isoform X1, with translation MALSFCGNDENASSYSVDDGMLNNGCFVDALNLVPHVFLLFITFPILFIGWGSQSSKVQIHHNTWLHFPGHNLRWILTFSLLFVHVCEFAEGIVSNKMMDTNHLHLFMPAFMGFVAATTSVVYYHNIETSNFPKLLLVLFIYWVLAFITKSIKLWKFVEYKVGLQQLRFCITALLVILYGLLMAVEVNVIRIRKYVFFANPQKVKPPEDLQDLGVRFLQPFVNLLSKATYWWMNPLIIGAHKRPIELKKIGKLPIAMRALTNYLRLKDAYEDQKTAENPDRAPSIWRSMYRAFGRPILLSSTFRYLADLLGFAGPLCISGIVRNLTLEGGGATQDKIRETYFGVHFMLSTELLQNTSVLAVLLFLALVLQRTFLQASYYVTIETGINLRGALLAMIYNKILRLSTSNMSMGEMTLGQINNLVAIETNQLMWFLFLCPNLWAMPVQIVMGVILLYYLLGWSALIGASVIVLLAPVQYLIATKLADTQKSTLEHSTDRLKKTTEILKGIKLLKLYAWENIFCGSVEETRGKELTSLKTFAFYTSMSIFMNAAIPIAAVLVTFVMHHIITKSSPSPSEAFAALALFNILVTPLFLLSTVVRFAVKALVSVQKLGEFLQSDEIGDDSWRNGDMSVPSEAAKKHPGATKAINRKQPLRYQMDNYEQPSRRQMRPSETEDVAVKVSNGCFTWGSNLSTLSDINIRIPTGQLTMIVGQVGCGKSSLLLAMLGEMQTITGRVHWSKLPDCETLLHQGTFSCSEAEEEAHGHTMSKNRYSVAYATQKSWLLNATVEENITFGSPFNKQRYKAVIDACSLQLDIDLLPFGDQTEIGERGINLSGGQRQRICVARALYQNTNIVFLDDPFSALDIHLSDHLMQEGILKFLQDDKRTVVLVTHKLQYLIHADWIIAMKGGSVLREGTLKDIQTHDVELYDHWKTLMNRQDQELEKDIEQDSQTTLERKTLRRAFYSREAKNQMDDEDEEEEEEEEDDDNLSMTTNRRSKVPWKVCWCYMSSGGFFMVFLMVSSKLLKHSVIVAIDYWLAMWSSKSNQTIVAGPNGTCQVQEIHRNATFPGTSDYEVQYHSCRFLKAQTSTPLDFGPPVCVQDSLYLTVFIILCAAGITLCLITSLTVEFLGLSAATNLHHNLLNKIIHAPLRFFDVTPLGQILNRFSADTNIIDQHIPPTLESLTRSTLLCLSAIGVISRITPSFVIALVPLAVAFYFIQKYFRVASKDLQDLDDSTQLPLLCHFSETAEGLTTIRAFRHEARFKQRMLELTDTNNTAYLFLSAANRWLEVRTDYLGAVIVLAAAGTSIWGLHCGEPSGGLVGLALTYALTVTNYLNWVVRNLADLEVQMAAVKKVNSFLSTESENYEGSMDSSQVPENWPQDGGIKIQDLCVRYDPMLKPVLKHVNAYVQPGQKVGICGRTGSGKSSLSLAFFNMVDIFEGKIVIDGIDICKLPLQTLRSRLSIILQDPVLFSGSIRFNLDPERTCNDERLWEALEIAQLKNMVQALPGGLDAVVTEGGENFSVGQRQLFCLARAFVRKSSILIMDEATASIDMATENILQKVVMTAFADRTVVTIAHRVHTILTADLVIVMKRGNILEYDKPETLLEQEDGMFASFVKADM, from the exons ATGGCCTTGTCGTTTTGCGGCAACGATGAAAACGCCAGCAGCTACAGCGTGGACGACGGCATGCTGAACAACGGCTGCTTCGTGGACGCGCTCAACCTGGTGCCTCACGTCTTCCTGCTCTTCATCACCTTCCCCATCCTCTTCATCG GATGGGGCAGTCAAAGCTCCAAGGTCCAAATCCATCACAACACATGGCTCCACTTCCCGGGCCACAACCTGAGGTGGATCCTCACCTTCTCGCTGCTCTTTGTCCACGTGTGCGAGTTTGCCGAAGGCATCGTCTCCAACAA GATGATGGACACCAACCACCTGCACCTCTTCATGCCCGCCTTCATGGGCTTTGTGGCAGCCACGACATCGGTGGTCTACTACCACAACATAGAGACCTCCAACTTCCCCAAACTTCTCCTTG TCCTCTTCATCTACTGGGTGCTGGCTTTCATCACCAAGTCCATCAAGCTGTGGAAGTTTGTGGAGTACAAGGTGGGCCTGCAGCAGCTGAGGTTCTGCATCACGGCCCTGCTCGTGATCCTGTACGGCCTGCTCATGGCCGTGGAGGTCAACGTCATTCGGATCAGG AAGTACGTCTTCTTTGCCAACCCCCAGAAGGTGAAACCTCCAGAAGACTTGCAAGATCTAGGAGTTCGTTTCCTGCAGCCCTTTGTCAACCTGCTGTCTAAG GCGACATACTGGTGGATGAACCCTCTCATCATCGGTGCCCACAAGAGGCCCATCGAGCTGAAGAAGATTGGCAAGCTGCCCATCGCCATGAGAGCGCTCACCAACTACCTCCGCCTCAAAGACGCCTATGAGGACCAGAAG ACGGCCGAGAACCCCGACCGAGCCCCTTCCATCTGGCGCTCCATGTACCGAGCGTTTGGCCGGCCCATCTTGCTCAGCAGCACCTTCCGCTACCTGGCGGACCTGCTGGGCTTCGCCGGGCCGCTCTGCATCTCAGGCATCGTCAGGAACTTGACTCTGGAAGGAGGTGGCGCCACTCAGGACAAGATAAGG GAAACCTACTTTGGCGTTCACTTCATGTTGTCCACGGAGCTGCTGCAGAACACCTCGGTTCTGGCCGTCCTTCTCTTCCTGGCTTTAGTCCTGCAAAGAACCTTCCTGCAGGCCTCCTACTATGTCACCATAGAGACGGGCATCAACCTACGGGGCGCCCTGCTG GCGATGATTTACAACAAAATCCTGCGCCTGTCCACGTCCAACATGTCCATGGGTGAAATGACGCTGGGTCAGATCAACAACCTAGTCGCCATAGAGACCAACCAGCTCATGTGGTTCCTCTTCCTCTGCCCAAACCTGTGGGCCATGCCTGTGCAG ATCGTGATGGGAGTTATTCTTCTCTACTACCTGCTTGGCTGGAGCGCCTTGATTGGAGCATCTGTCATAGTTCTACTGGCTCCTGTCCAGTACCTCATCGCCACCAAACTGGCCGACACGCAGAAGAGCACACTG GAGCACTCCACAGATCGCCTGAAGAAGACCACAGAGATCCTGAAGGGCATCAAGCTACTGAAGCTGTACGCCTGGGAGAACATCTTCTGTGGCAGCGTGGAGGAGACACGAGGCAAAGAGCTGACGAGCCTCAAGACGTTTGCCTTCTACACGTCCATGTCCA TTTTCATGAATGCTGCTATTCCCATCGCCGCTGTGCTGGTG ACCTTTGTCATGCATCACATCATCACCAAAAGTAGTCCAAGTCCTTCTGAGGCCTTCGCCGCTTTGGCCTTGTTCAACATCCTGGTCACGCCGCTCTTCCTGCTTTCCACCGTCGTCAGGTTCGCCGTCAAGGCGCTCGTCAG CGTGCAGAAGCTGGGCGAGTTCCTCCAGAGCGACGAGATTGGAGACGACAGCTGGAGGAACGGGGATATGTCCGTTCCCTCGGAGGCTGCCAAGAAGCACCCCGGGGCG ACCAAAGCCATCAACAGGAAGCAGCCCTTGCGCTACCAAATGGACAACTACGAGCAGCCATCCAGGCGACAGATGAGGCCCAGCGAGACGGAGGATGTGGCCGTAAAG GTGAGCAACGGATGCTTCACGTGGGGAAGCAACCTGTCCACGCTGTCCGACATCAATATCCGCATCCCGACAG GTCAGCTGACCATGATCGTGGGCCAGGTGGGCTGCGGGAAGTCGTCGCTGCTGCTGGCCATGCTGGGCGAGATGCAGACAATCACTGGGCGTGTCCACTGGAGCAA GCTGCCTGATTGCGAGACGCTCCTCCACCAGGGGACGTTCAG CTGCTcagaggcggaggaggaggccCATGGCCACACCATGAG CAAGAACAGGTACTCTGTGGCCTACGCGACCCAGAAGTCCTGGTTGCTCAACGCCACCGTGGAGGAAAACATCACCTTTGGAAGCCCCTTCAACAAGCAGAG GTACAAGGCGGTGATCGACGCCTGTTCTTTGCAACTGGACATTGACCTTCTTCCCTTTGGAGACCAGACGGAGATAGGAGAGCGG GGCATCAACCTGAGTGGCGGACAGCGTCAGAGGATCTGCGTGGCCCGAGCGCTCTACCAGAACACCAACATCGTCTTCTTG GACGACCCCTTCTCCGCTCTGGACATCCACCTGAGCGACCACCTGATGCAGGAAGGAATCCTCAAGTTCCTGCAGGACGATAAACGAACGGTAGTCCTCGTCACACACAAGCTGCAGTACCTCATCCACGCCGACTGG ATCATAGCGATGAAGGGCGGCTccgtgctgagggaaggaactCTGAAGGACATCCAGACTCATGACGTGGAGCTCTACGACCACTGGAAGACGCTCATGAACCGGCAGGACCAGGAGCTGGAGAAG GACATCGAGCAGGACAGCCAAACCACGCTGGAGAGGAAGACTCTCCGCAGGGCCTTCTACTCCCGAGAGGCCAAGAACCAAATGGATGACGAGGATGAAG aggaagaagaggaggaggaagatgacgacAACTTGTCCATGACCACAAACAGAAGGTCAAAGGTGCCGTGGAAG GTGTGCTGGTGCTACATGTCCTCTGGTGGCTTCTTCATGGTCTTCCTCATGGTGTCCTCCAAGCTCCTCAAGCACTCGGTCATCGTTGCCATCGACTACTGGTTGGCCATGTGGAGCTCCAAGTCCAATCAGACCATTGTGGCGGGACCAAACGGAACGTGCCAGGTCCAAGAGATCCACAGGAACGCCACTTTCCCGGGAACCTCCGACTATGAGGTCCAGTATCACAGCTGTCGTTTTTTGAAAGCTCAGACCAGCACCCCTTTGGACTTTGGacctcctgtgtgtgtgcaggactccCTCTACCTGACCGTCTTTATCATCCTGTGTGCGGCCGGGATCACCTTGTGCCTCATCACCTCCCTCACTGTGGAGTTTTTGGGTCTTTCTGCGGCCACCAACCTTCATCACAACCTGCTCAACAAGATCATCCACGCTCCCCTCAG gTTTTTTGATGTCACACCTCTGGGGCAGATCCTCAACAGGTTCTCAGCTGACACCAACATCATCGACCAG CACATCCCCCCTACGCTGGAGTCTTTGACCCGATCCACCTTGCTGTGTTTGTCTGCCATCGGGGTCATCTCCCGCATCACACCCAGCTTCGTCATCGCCCTGGTTCCCCTGGCAGTGGCCTTCTACTTCATACAGAAGTACTTCCGGGTCGCCTCCAA AGACCTGCAGGACCTGGATGACTCCACCCAGCTTCCTCTGCTGTGCCACTTCTCCGAGACCGCTGAAGGTCTCACCACCATCAGAGCCTTTAG ACACGAGGCTCGTTTCAAACAACGCATGCTGGAGTTGACCGACACCAACAACACGGCCTACTTGTTCCTCTCTGCTGCCAACCGCTGGCTGGAGGTCCGCACG GACTACCTGGGAGCTGTGATTGTGCTGGCGGCGGCCGGCACGTCCATCTGGGGTTTGCATTGTGGTGAACCGTCTGGAGGTCTGGTGGGCCTCGCTCTCACCTACGCCCTCACC GTCACCAACTACCTGAACTGGGTGGTGAGGAACCTGGCAGACCTGGAGGTCCAGATGGCGGCGGTGAAAAAGGTCAACAGCTTCCTGAGTACGGAGTCTGAGAACTACGAGGGATCCATGG ACTCCTCTCAGGTCCCAGAGAACTGGCCCCAAGATGGAGGGATCAAGATCCAGGACCTGTGCGTGCGCTATGACCCCATGCTGAAGCCCGTGCTCAAACACGTCAACGCGTACGTCCAGCCGGGCCAGAAG GTGGGAATCTGCGGCCGCACGGGCAGCGGCAAGTCCTCGCTGTCCCTGGCCTTCTTCAACATGGTGGACATTTTTGAAG GAAAGATCGTCATTGACGGGATTGACATCTGCAAACTCCCTCTGCAGACTCTCAGGTCTCGGCTGTCCATCATCCTGCAGGACCCTGTCTTGTTTAGCGGCTCCATtcg GTTCAATCTAGATCCCGAGCGGACGTGCAACGATGAGCGCCTGTGGGAGGCGCTAGAGATCGCTCAGCTGAAGAACATGGTCCAGGCGCTGCCCGGAGGACttg ATGCGGTGGTGACGGAGGGCGGAGAGAACTTCAGTGTGGGTCAGCGCCAGCTCTTCTGCTTGGCTCGAGCTTTTGTACGCAAGAGCAGCATCCTCATCATGGACGAGGCCACCGCCTCCATCGACATGGCAACG GAGAACATCTTACAAAAAGTCGTGATGACGGCGTTCGCAGATCGGACGGTGGTCACCATCGCT CACCGAGTCCACACCATCCTCACGGCGGACCTGGTCATTGTCATGAAGCGGGGGAACATTCTGGAGTACGACAAGCCCGAGACTCTTCTGGAGCAGGAGGACGGCATGTTTGCGTCTTTCGTCAAGGCCGACATGTAG
- the abcc9 gene encoding ATP-binding cassette sub-family C member 9 isoform X3, with translation MALSFCGNDENASSYSVDDGMLNNGCFVDALNLVPHVFLLFITFPILFIGWGSQSSKVQIHHNTWLHFPGHNLRWILTFSLLFVHVCEFAEGIVSNKMMDTNHLHLFMPAFMGFVAATTSVVYYHNIETSNFPKLLLVLFIYWVLAFITKSIKLWKFVEYKVGLQQLRFCITALLVILYGLLMAVEVNVIRIRKYVFFANPQKVKPPEDLQDLGVRFLQPFVNLLSKATYWWMNPLIIGAHKRPIELKKIGKLPIAMRALTNYLRLKDAYEDQKTAENPDRAPSIWRSMYRAFGRPILLSSTFRYLADLLGFAGPLCISGIVRNLTLEGGGATQDKIRETYFGVHFMLSTELLQNTSVLAVLLFLALVLQRTFLQASYYVTIETGINLRGALLAMIYNKILRLSTSNMSMGEMTLGQINNLVAIETNQLMWFLFLCPNLWAMPVQIVMGVILLYYLLGWSALIGASVIVLLAPVQYLIATKLADTQKSTLEHSTDRLKKTTEILKGIKLLKLYAWENIFCGSVEETRGKELTSLKTFAFYTSMSIFMNAAIPIAAVLVTFVMHHIITKSSPSPSEAFAALALFNILVTPLFLLSTVVRFAVKALVSVQKLGEFLQSDEIGDDSWRNGDMSVPSEAAKKHPGATKAINRKQPLRYQMDNYEQPSRRQMRPSETEDVAVKVSNGCFTWGSNLSTLSDINIRIPTGQLTMIVGQVGCGKSSLLLAMLGEMQTITGRVHWSKLPDCETLLHQGTFSCSEAEEEAHGHTMSKNRYSVAYATQKSWLLNATVEENITFGSPFNKQRYKAVIDACSLQLDIDLLPFGDQTEIGERGINLSGGQRQRICVARALYQNTNIVFLDDPFSALDIHLSDHLMQEGILKFLQDDKRTVVLVTHKLQYLIHADWIIAMKGGSVLREGTLKDIQTHDVELYDHWKTLMNRQDQELEKDIEQDSQTTLERKTLRRAFYSREAKNQMDDEDEEEEEEEEDDDNLSMTTNRRSKVPWKVCWCYMSSGGFFMVFLMVSSKLLKHSVIVAIDYWLAMWSSKSNQTIVAGPNGTCQVQEIHRNATFPGTSDYEDSLYLTVFIILCAAGITLCLITSLTVEFLGLSAATNLHHNLLNKIIHAPLRFFDVTPLGQILNRFSADTNIIDQHIPPTLESLTRSTLLCLSAIGVISRITPSFVIALVPLAVAFYFIQKYFRVASKDLQDLDDSTQLPLLCHFSETAEGLTTIRAFRHEARFKQRMLELTDTNNTAYLFLSAANRWLEVRTDYLGAVIVLAAAGTSIWGLHCGEPSGGLVGLALTYALTVTNYLNWVVRNLADLEVQMAAVKKVNSFLSTESENYEGSMDSSQVPENWPQDGGIKIQDLCVRYDPMLKPVLKHVNAYVQPGQKVGICGRTGSGKSSLSLAFFNMVDIFEGKIVIDGIDICKLPLQTLRSRLSIILQDPVLFSGSIRFNLDPERTCNDERLWEALEIAQLKNMVQALPGGLDAVVTEGGENFSVGQRQLFCLARAFVRKSSILIMDEATASIDMATENILQKVVMTAFADRTVVTIAHRVHTILTADLVIVMKRGNILEYDKPETLLEQEDGMFASFVKADM, from the exons ATGGCCTTGTCGTTTTGCGGCAACGATGAAAACGCCAGCAGCTACAGCGTGGACGACGGCATGCTGAACAACGGCTGCTTCGTGGACGCGCTCAACCTGGTGCCTCACGTCTTCCTGCTCTTCATCACCTTCCCCATCCTCTTCATCG GATGGGGCAGTCAAAGCTCCAAGGTCCAAATCCATCACAACACATGGCTCCACTTCCCGGGCCACAACCTGAGGTGGATCCTCACCTTCTCGCTGCTCTTTGTCCACGTGTGCGAGTTTGCCGAAGGCATCGTCTCCAACAA GATGATGGACACCAACCACCTGCACCTCTTCATGCCCGCCTTCATGGGCTTTGTGGCAGCCACGACATCGGTGGTCTACTACCACAACATAGAGACCTCCAACTTCCCCAAACTTCTCCTTG TCCTCTTCATCTACTGGGTGCTGGCTTTCATCACCAAGTCCATCAAGCTGTGGAAGTTTGTGGAGTACAAGGTGGGCCTGCAGCAGCTGAGGTTCTGCATCACGGCCCTGCTCGTGATCCTGTACGGCCTGCTCATGGCCGTGGAGGTCAACGTCATTCGGATCAGG AAGTACGTCTTCTTTGCCAACCCCCAGAAGGTGAAACCTCCAGAAGACTTGCAAGATCTAGGAGTTCGTTTCCTGCAGCCCTTTGTCAACCTGCTGTCTAAG GCGACATACTGGTGGATGAACCCTCTCATCATCGGTGCCCACAAGAGGCCCATCGAGCTGAAGAAGATTGGCAAGCTGCCCATCGCCATGAGAGCGCTCACCAACTACCTCCGCCTCAAAGACGCCTATGAGGACCAGAAG ACGGCCGAGAACCCCGACCGAGCCCCTTCCATCTGGCGCTCCATGTACCGAGCGTTTGGCCGGCCCATCTTGCTCAGCAGCACCTTCCGCTACCTGGCGGACCTGCTGGGCTTCGCCGGGCCGCTCTGCATCTCAGGCATCGTCAGGAACTTGACTCTGGAAGGAGGTGGCGCCACTCAGGACAAGATAAGG GAAACCTACTTTGGCGTTCACTTCATGTTGTCCACGGAGCTGCTGCAGAACACCTCGGTTCTGGCCGTCCTTCTCTTCCTGGCTTTAGTCCTGCAAAGAACCTTCCTGCAGGCCTCCTACTATGTCACCATAGAGACGGGCATCAACCTACGGGGCGCCCTGCTG GCGATGATTTACAACAAAATCCTGCGCCTGTCCACGTCCAACATGTCCATGGGTGAAATGACGCTGGGTCAGATCAACAACCTAGTCGCCATAGAGACCAACCAGCTCATGTGGTTCCTCTTCCTCTGCCCAAACCTGTGGGCCATGCCTGTGCAG ATCGTGATGGGAGTTATTCTTCTCTACTACCTGCTTGGCTGGAGCGCCTTGATTGGAGCATCTGTCATAGTTCTACTGGCTCCTGTCCAGTACCTCATCGCCACCAAACTGGCCGACACGCAGAAGAGCACACTG GAGCACTCCACAGATCGCCTGAAGAAGACCACAGAGATCCTGAAGGGCATCAAGCTACTGAAGCTGTACGCCTGGGAGAACATCTTCTGTGGCAGCGTGGAGGAGACACGAGGCAAAGAGCTGACGAGCCTCAAGACGTTTGCCTTCTACACGTCCATGTCCA TTTTCATGAATGCTGCTATTCCCATCGCCGCTGTGCTGGTG ACCTTTGTCATGCATCACATCATCACCAAAAGTAGTCCAAGTCCTTCTGAGGCCTTCGCCGCTTTGGCCTTGTTCAACATCCTGGTCACGCCGCTCTTCCTGCTTTCCACCGTCGTCAGGTTCGCCGTCAAGGCGCTCGTCAG CGTGCAGAAGCTGGGCGAGTTCCTCCAGAGCGACGAGATTGGAGACGACAGCTGGAGGAACGGGGATATGTCCGTTCCCTCGGAGGCTGCCAAGAAGCACCCCGGGGCG ACCAAAGCCATCAACAGGAAGCAGCCCTTGCGCTACCAAATGGACAACTACGAGCAGCCATCCAGGCGACAGATGAGGCCCAGCGAGACGGAGGATGTGGCCGTAAAG GTGAGCAACGGATGCTTCACGTGGGGAAGCAACCTGTCCACGCTGTCCGACATCAATATCCGCATCCCGACAG GTCAGCTGACCATGATCGTGGGCCAGGTGGGCTGCGGGAAGTCGTCGCTGCTGCTGGCCATGCTGGGCGAGATGCAGACAATCACTGGGCGTGTCCACTGGAGCAA GCTGCCTGATTGCGAGACGCTCCTCCACCAGGGGACGTTCAG CTGCTcagaggcggaggaggaggccCATGGCCACACCATGAG CAAGAACAGGTACTCTGTGGCCTACGCGACCCAGAAGTCCTGGTTGCTCAACGCCACCGTGGAGGAAAACATCACCTTTGGAAGCCCCTTCAACAAGCAGAG GTACAAGGCGGTGATCGACGCCTGTTCTTTGCAACTGGACATTGACCTTCTTCCCTTTGGAGACCAGACGGAGATAGGAGAGCGG GGCATCAACCTGAGTGGCGGACAGCGTCAGAGGATCTGCGTGGCCCGAGCGCTCTACCAGAACACCAACATCGTCTTCTTG GACGACCCCTTCTCCGCTCTGGACATCCACCTGAGCGACCACCTGATGCAGGAAGGAATCCTCAAGTTCCTGCAGGACGATAAACGAACGGTAGTCCTCGTCACACACAAGCTGCAGTACCTCATCCACGCCGACTGG ATCATAGCGATGAAGGGCGGCTccgtgctgagggaaggaactCTGAAGGACATCCAGACTCATGACGTGGAGCTCTACGACCACTGGAAGACGCTCATGAACCGGCAGGACCAGGAGCTGGAGAAG GACATCGAGCAGGACAGCCAAACCACGCTGGAGAGGAAGACTCTCCGCAGGGCCTTCTACTCCCGAGAGGCCAAGAACCAAATGGATGACGAGGATGAAG aggaagaagaggaggaggaagatgacgacAACTTGTCCATGACCACAAACAGAAGGTCAAAGGTGCCGTGGAAG GTGTGCTGGTGCTACATGTCCTCTGGTGGCTTCTTCATGGTCTTCCTCATGGTGTCCTCCAAGCTCCTCAAGCACTCGGTCATCGTTGCCATCGACTACTGGTTGGCCATGTGGAGCTCCAAGTCCAATCAGACCATTGTGGCGGGACCAAACGGAACGTGCCAGGTCCAAGAGATCCACAGGAACGCCACTTTCCCGGGAACCTCCGACTATGAG gactccCTCTACCTGACCGTCTTTATCATCCTGTGTGCGGCCGGGATCACCTTGTGCCTCATCACCTCCCTCACTGTGGAGTTTTTGGGTCTTTCTGCGGCCACCAACCTTCATCACAACCTGCTCAACAAGATCATCCACGCTCCCCTCAG gTTTTTTGATGTCACACCTCTGGGGCAGATCCTCAACAGGTTCTCAGCTGACACCAACATCATCGACCAG CACATCCCCCCTACGCTGGAGTCTTTGACCCGATCCACCTTGCTGTGTTTGTCTGCCATCGGGGTCATCTCCCGCATCACACCCAGCTTCGTCATCGCCCTGGTTCCCCTGGCAGTGGCCTTCTACTTCATACAGAAGTACTTCCGGGTCGCCTCCAA AGACCTGCAGGACCTGGATGACTCCACCCAGCTTCCTCTGCTGTGCCACTTCTCCGAGACCGCTGAAGGTCTCACCACCATCAGAGCCTTTAG ACACGAGGCTCGTTTCAAACAACGCATGCTGGAGTTGACCGACACCAACAACACGGCCTACTTGTTCCTCTCTGCTGCCAACCGCTGGCTGGAGGTCCGCACG GACTACCTGGGAGCTGTGATTGTGCTGGCGGCGGCCGGCACGTCCATCTGGGGTTTGCATTGTGGTGAACCGTCTGGAGGTCTGGTGGGCCTCGCTCTCACCTACGCCCTCACC GTCACCAACTACCTGAACTGGGTGGTGAGGAACCTGGCAGACCTGGAGGTCCAGATGGCGGCGGTGAAAAAGGTCAACAGCTTCCTGAGTACGGAGTCTGAGAACTACGAGGGATCCATGG ACTCCTCTCAGGTCCCAGAGAACTGGCCCCAAGATGGAGGGATCAAGATCCAGGACCTGTGCGTGCGCTATGACCCCATGCTGAAGCCCGTGCTCAAACACGTCAACGCGTACGTCCAGCCGGGCCAGAAG GTGGGAATCTGCGGCCGCACGGGCAGCGGCAAGTCCTCGCTGTCCCTGGCCTTCTTCAACATGGTGGACATTTTTGAAG GAAAGATCGTCATTGACGGGATTGACATCTGCAAACTCCCTCTGCAGACTCTCAGGTCTCGGCTGTCCATCATCCTGCAGGACCCTGTCTTGTTTAGCGGCTCCATtcg GTTCAATCTAGATCCCGAGCGGACGTGCAACGATGAGCGCCTGTGGGAGGCGCTAGAGATCGCTCAGCTGAAGAACATGGTCCAGGCGCTGCCCGGAGGACttg ATGCGGTGGTGACGGAGGGCGGAGAGAACTTCAGTGTGGGTCAGCGCCAGCTCTTCTGCTTGGCTCGAGCTTTTGTACGCAAGAGCAGCATCCTCATCATGGACGAGGCCACCGCCTCCATCGACATGGCAACG GAGAACATCTTACAAAAAGTCGTGATGACGGCGTTCGCAGATCGGACGGTGGTCACCATCGCT CACCGAGTCCACACCATCCTCACGGCGGACCTGGTCATTGTCATGAAGCGGGGGAACATTCTGGAGTACGACAAGCCCGAGACTCTTCTGGAGCAGGAGGACGGCATGTTTGCGTCTTTCGTCAAGGCCGACATGTAG